From bacterium:
TGGAGTCTGCGAAATTTACCTGTAACCCTATTTCTGTAACATTTTAGCCATCTGAAGTGAAATTCAGGTAATCAATTATCGGTCATCAGGTTATCGGTAAAGGGAAAAAATCAATTTGGTTGTTACCGATTACCGATTACCTGATTACCGATTACCTTGCACTTCATTTGGGTAAATAGTTACCTATTTCTTTATTCACTGCTCTAAGGTATGATCTAACCTGATTATAATACTTTCCACTTATCTCCTCAACAGTTTTAATCTCTACCACAATCTCATCTTCAACAAAAAGATCAAGTCTATGAATCCCAACCTCAACACCTTGATAGAATATCTTGACTTCTTTTTCTCTCCACTTCTCCATCTTCTCCCTTTCTCCTTATTTTTATCCTACCTGAACCCTTACCGTAATCAGGCATGGTTTAAAAACTGTTCACCACAATGTCTGCATAATTTTTATTATAGCACTTTTTCAATAATTGTCAAGTTTTTTCAGGAAAGAAGAACTATCCCCATTTTTTTATTAAAAACTTCTTGACTTTTTGACCAGATTTATGTTATTATAAAAATAAGGTTGAGTAAAAGAAAGGGAAGTAATTTTTTCTTTCTATATTTCTTTCTTAACCTTCTTTCTCTGATGTCTGACTGCTTATCAAAATTATTGGGAGGGAATAGATGCGAAGGAATATCTTTTATATAGTTTTTTTGATAATAGCCCTCCAGTATTTACCCGCTGTTGTAAATTCCGCCGTATCCTTTTCGGTTGCAGAAGATGAATTTGAACAAGCAGAAAAACTATATAATGATGGGCTTTATCTTTCATCCAGCATTAAATTCAAAGAATTCATTCAAAGACATCCCGATAGTCATCTTGTGACAGAGGCAAGATTTTACTTAGCTGAA
This genomic window contains:
- a CDS encoding GxxExxY protein, with protein sequence MEKWREKEVKIFYQGVEVGIHRLDLFVEDEIVVEIKTVEEISGKYYNQVRSYLRAVNKEIGNYLPK